The Methanotorris formicicus Mc-S-70 genome segment ACATCCCAAAGAGACCCAATAAGTAGATCTTTGGTAGATGTAAAGGATGTTGTAGAGTTTCAGAACAATTCAGGCCTTAATATATTGGGAGTGGGATATACAATCTATCCTGGTAGTGAATATGAGGACATCATGTTTGCTGAGGCTTCGAGAATTGTATATGAGGCTCATAAGCATGGTTTGATAGCAATTATTTGGTCCTATCCAAGAGGTAAAGCAGTTAAGAATGAAAAAGACCCTCATTTGATAGCAGGGGCGGCGGGAGTTGCAGCATGCTTAGGGGCAGATTTTGTTAAGGTAAATTATCCAGAGTGTGAAAATGCAGGGGAGGCGTTTAAAGAGGCGGTATTAGCAGCAGGAAGAACAAAAGTGTTATGTGCTGGAGGACCAAGTGTGGATGTTAAGGCATTTTTGCAGAGGTTGTATGAGCAAATACACATTAGCGGTGCTGCAGGGAATGCAACAGGAAGGAATATTCATCAAAAACCTTTTGATGAAGCAGTAAGGATGTGCAATGCCATTTACGCAATTACAGTTGAAAACAAAACCGTTGAAGAGGCTTTAAAGATCTATAGGGGATAATCCTTAATTTTTCTTTTTTGCCAAATAATTAATTAATTCAAATTAATAAATAAATTCTACTAAAAAATAAATATGTTGTATTCTGAAATTATTTCACCATAATTTTTCATACGCTAATCACCTTCTTATCACACTCTACACCATAATAAACTTCATAAGGCGTCTTAAAATTAAGAGAACGATGTGGTTTTACTCGATTATACCAATCTACGAACTCTTCTAAACTATTGAACATATATAATCGATACTCCACCTTTCTATTTATCCTTTTAACTTTTCCTATTGTTTGGGATGTCTAAAGAGGTTCTTATATGCAAAATCCGATTTTCCAGTAGAAACTTCTGGAATTTAGATACCCCTCCTCTCGCAGGAACGAATTGAGTTCCATTATCGGTTAATAT includes the following:
- a CDS encoding aldolase — encoded protein: MGKNKISKKDVIVPLDVPESARKKYIENYLELTKNTGRVMLFAGDQKMEHLNDDFYGEGIAKDDADPEHLFRIASKAKIGAFATQLGLIARYGMDYRKVPYVVKINSKTNLVKTSQRDPISRSLVDVKDVVEFQNNSGLNILGVGYTIYPGSEYEDIMFAEASRIVYEAHKHGLIAIIWSYPRGKAVKNEKDPHLIAGAAGVAACLGADFVKVNYPECENAGEAFKEAVLAAGRTKVLCAGGPSVDVKAFLQRLYEQIHISGAAGNATGRNIHQKPFDEAVRMCNAIYAITVENKTVEEALKIYRG